The Pelosinus sp. IPA-1 genome includes the window CCATCAATGCCCACCACCTAATCCTTTATGTCTTTTCAAATCAACACCAAAAAATTGAAATATGCCATAGAACAGAATAAGAACACCTGATACCGGTATTGCGAGAGTTCTGTAGGCTATAGGCAAATCACCCATGGTAGGAATCGTTTGACCAAAGTCGTTTAACATAAGCTTTGATCCATAAACAATCAATATTAGTGCAAAAATAATTTCAGTAATCGAAATGATCTTTTCAATATAAACATCTGTTTTTTTGCTAAATGTGATGGAAGTAAAAGCAAGGTGTATTCTTTCCCGGAAGCCCATCGCAATGCCCAAAAATGAAAACCATATAAGTAAAAATATTGTGACATCTAGAGACCAAGTTGGTGTATAGCTGAACAATTTTCTCGCAAATACTTGAAAACATACAATTACGATCATTGTTAGCAACAATATCTTTGATAATTCTTCAAAAGCCTTATCGATAGATACAAGTAAATTTGATATCCACTTTACTCCGTTATTTTGAATTTGCGCGGGTTCTTTTAAATCTGCCAAAATATCATCTCCTCATATATAATTTAATACCAATTGTTACTACTTCACATGGTTTTACCGGCAGAAAGAGCAACAGCTGCAAGAATCTTTGAATCAGGTGATTTAAAAAGTTGCTGTAAGACCAAGAGTTTCGCTAATTCCATCACTTCCTTTCAAACTGCAGCCAGTTGCGGAACTTAATTAACTTAATTTAGTTAGTTTATATAATTATGATAATTTGCTATTTGTTTGAAAATTCCTGCTAAATTCTTTATTCCGAATTTTTTATTTTAAAAAGAATGACAGCGGGGACGATCCCTTTTGTCACATTAGTTTCTCTTATAAAAAATTGTCAAACAAGGGACAAGGGAATCTCACTGTCAGGTTTCATTCATTTATCACTGGTTGTGAGGAAATCCTCTCGCAACGGTGTGAAAGCATCTACCAGAATTGAATCGTCTTCCAAGGCCACAACGCCATGCCAGACATTCTTGGCAGCATAGTAACAATCACCCTGTTTGGCAACTTTTGTTTCGTTACCTACAGTAATTTCAAAACTTCCTTTAGTAACATAACCAATTTGCTCATGGTCGTCATGCTTATGCAAAACACCAATTCCACCTTTATCGAAATAAAATTCTACCATCATAATTTTATCCCCGGCGACGAGGACCTTTTGTGATGTTTTGTCACCTGTTTTTTTAATTTGCACGTCTTTGTTGATTATAATCAAGAAAAAGCCTCCTTTTATTGTAGGAATCTAAGCTCTATTTCAGCATCCCCCAGTTCCTACTATCAATTATACTTTCAGTTTAATATAAATTTCACCCTTTGTCTTGATTGAATATTGTGACAAAATGTTGTTATATTGCGATTTGGGATTGATCAATTTATCTGCCATCATACCACCCCAGTTCAGAACCGCTGGGATAAATTTCACCCCACCCGGGCGTGGAATTCATCTACGTTTCAAAGGAGAAGGTTCGGCTATCATTGATCAAGCCATCT containing:
- a CDS encoding TRAP transporter small permease codes for the protein MADLKEPAQIQNNGVKWISNLLVSIDKAFEELSKILLLTMIVIVCFQVFARKLFSYTPTWSLDVTIFLLIWFSFLGIAMGFRERIHLAFTSITFSKKTDVYIEKIISITEIIFALILIVYGSKLMLNDFGQTIPTMGDLPIAYRTLAIPVSGVLILFYGIFQFFGVDLKRHKGLGGGH
- a CDS encoding cupin domain-containing protein; its protein translation is MIIINKDVQIKKTGDKTSQKVLVAGDKIMMVEFYFDKGGIGVLHKHDDHEQIGYVTKGSFEITVGNETKVAKQGDCYYAAKNVWHGVVALEDDSILVDAFTPLREDFLTTSDK